In Etheostoma cragini isolate CJK2018 chromosome 9, CSU_Ecrag_1.0, whole genome shotgun sequence, the following are encoded in one genomic region:
- the mafaa gene encoding transcription factor MafAa, translated as MATDLAMSAELPNSPLAIEYVNDFDLMKFEVKKEPPEAERYCHRLPSGSLSSTPISTPCSSVPSSPSFCAPSPGAQPNQSLTSSGINSSGGSNSSGGGNNHGGGGGAGKPQLEDLYWIPSYQHHINPEALNLTPEDAVEALIGNAHHHHHHHQAYEGFRGQQYAVGDDLSAASAAHHHQGHHHHHHHHHGHHARLEDRFSDEQLVSMTVRELNRQLRGFSKEEVIRLKQKRRTLKNRGYAQSCRFKRVQQRHMLETEKCSLQTQVEQLKQDVVRLAKERDLYKEKYEKLASRTYSVGGAANTRDPSGKQAEFFM; from the coding sequence ATGGCTACCGACCTGGCCATGAGCGCGGAGCTGCCGAACAGCCCGCTGGCAATCGAGTACGTCAATGACTTTGACCTCATGAAGTTCGAGGTGAAGAAGGAGCCTCCGGAGGCCGAGCGCTACTGCCACCGCCTCCCGTCAGGCTCCCTGTCCTCCACCCCGATCAGCACCCCCTGCTCCTCGGTGCCTTCCTCGCCGAGCTTCTGCGCCCCGAGCCCGGGCGCGCAGCCCAACCAGAGCCTCACCAGCAGCGGCATCAACAGCAGCGGCGGCAGCAACAGCAGCGGCGGCGGCAACAATcacggcggcggcggcggcgcgGGCAAGCCGCAGCTAGAAGACCTGTACTGGATCCCCAGCTACCAGCACCACATCAACCCCGAGGCGCTCAACCTGACCCCGGAGGACGCGGTGGAGGCCCTCATCGGGAACgcgcaccaccaccaccaccaccaccaggcCTACGAGGGCTTCCGCGGGCAGCAGTACGCGGTCGGGGACGACCTGTCCGCGGCCTCGGCCGCGCACCATCACCAgggccaccaccaccaccaccatcaccaccacggCCACCACGCGCGCTTGGAGGACCGCTTCTCGGACGAGCAGCTGGTCAGCATGACGGTGCGGGAGCTGAACCGGCAGCTGCGGGGCTTCAGCAAGGAGGAGGTGATCCGCCTGAAGCAGAAGCGGCGCACCCTGAAGAACCGCGGCTACGCGCAGTCCTGCCGCTTCAAACGCGTGCAGCAGAGGCACATGCTGGAGACGGAGAAGTGCAGCCTGCAGACCCAGGTGGAGCAGCTGAAGCAGGACGTGGTGCGCCTCGCCAAGGAGAGGGATCTTTACAAGGAGAAGTACGAGAAGCTGGCCAGCCGGACCTACTCTGTCGGGGGGGCCGCGAACACGCGAGATCCGTCCGGGAAACAGGCCGAGTTCTTCATGTGA